From Cecembia calidifontis, one genomic window encodes:
- a CDS encoding radical SAM/SPASM domain-containing protein, with translation MLSRALKKPIHWGFPTTLSIEPTTSCNLRCPECPSGLRSFTRPTGMLSENLFKQIIGETKGYLTYLHLYFQGEPYLHPQFTDLVSLANQAGIFTSTSTNAHYLNEENVQKTLDSGLKQLIISMDGITQEIYQEYRVGGKLSKVKEGLGLLLKLREERNLLFPRIVLQFLVTGQNEHQIPEIKDWAKEMGVDELQLKSTQIYHFENGSELIPKDLKYSRYISDGNGKWKLKKKIENKCWRMWQGAVITWDGRVVPCCFDKDGYYVMGKVGEQTLGKIWKNDKYRAFRNQILEDRKQIEICKNCTE, from the coding sequence ATGCTCAGCAGGGCACTTAAAAAACCCATACACTGGGGTTTTCCCACTACACTTTCCATTGAACCCACCACAAGTTGTAACCTAAGATGCCCGGAATGTCCTTCGGGATTAAGGAGTTTTACCCGTCCCACAGGCATGCTTTCAGAAAATCTATTCAAACAAATAATTGGTGAAACCAAAGGATACCTGACCTATCTTCATCTGTATTTTCAGGGGGAACCCTACCTTCATCCACAATTTACAGACTTAGTCTCTTTGGCAAATCAGGCTGGTATTTTCACCTCCACCTCTACCAACGCACACTACCTGAATGAAGAAAACGTCCAAAAAACCCTCGATTCCGGACTAAAACAGCTCATCATTTCCATGGATGGCATAACTCAGGAGATTTATCAGGAATACCGAGTAGGAGGAAAGCTTTCCAAAGTAAAGGAAGGATTGGGTCTCTTGCTGAAACTTAGAGAGGAGAGAAATCTTTTATTCCCACGAATTGTCCTTCAATTCTTGGTCACAGGCCAAAATGAGCATCAGATTCCTGAAATTAAGGATTGGGCAAAAGAGATGGGGGTAGATGAACTCCAATTAAAAAGCACCCAGATTTATCATTTCGAAAATGGCTCTGAGCTGATTCCAAAGGATCTAAAGTATTCCAGGTATATTTCTGATGGAAATGGAAAATGGAAACTAAAAAAGAAAATAGAAAACAAATGCTGGAGGATGTGGCAGGGGGCTGTTATTACCTGGGACGGACGCGTAGTACCCTGTTGTTTTGACAAAGACGGCTACTATGTAATGGGAAAAGTGGGTGAACAGACTTTAGGGAAAATCTGGAAAAACGATAAATATCGGGCTTTTAGAAATCAGATTTTAGAGGACCGAAAACAGATTGAAATCTGCAAAAACTGTACTGAGTAA